The following proteins are encoded in a genomic region of Pagrus major chromosome 16, Pma_NU_1.0:
- the tpp1 gene encoding tripeptidyl-peptidase 1, with product MNALLTFSIPLLFSSLVWSGYLEYNQDVLIPEDWTHVGRVDPTEELELTFALKQRNIDLLEETLRRVSDPDSAQYGKHLTLEEVSSLVRPSDLTQKVVRRWLQSHGITNCLTVRTQDFLQCTMTAEVAETLLPGSKFRRYTRDSQSVVRSSAPYSVHDDVHQHLDFVGGLHRLPPKGQQDLSKASSNRRQQQSKAGVHLGVTPAILRARYNLSATDVGTAQNNSQAVAQFLEQYYSPADLAEFMSMFGRSFQHHSQVDRVVGTQGAGKAGMEASLDVEYIMSTGANISTWVFTNPGRHETQEPFLQWMVLLSNMSDLPWVHTISYGDDEDSLSTAYMMRINTEFMKAGVRGISLLFASGDSGAGCKHLGKEQNSFRPSFPASSPYVTTVGGTAFKNPYKVTYEITDYISGGGFSNVFKMPDYQASAVDAYLKMVAASLPPQSYYNTSGRAYPDMAALSDNYWVVINRVPVPWVSGTSASTPVVGGMLSLINDQRLLKGLPALGFLNPRLYKLKGQALFDVTEGCHLSCLDETVQGKGFCAAPSWDPVTGWGTPNYPELLAALLAE from the exons ATGAACGCGCT ACTGACCTTCTCCATCCCCTTGTTGTTCAGCTCGTTGGTCTGGAGTGGATATCTGGAATATAACCAAGATGTCCT tATACCAGAGGACTGGACTCATGTGGGCCGGGTTGACCCCAcagaggagctggagctgaCTTTTGCCCTGAAGCAGCGAAACATCGACCTGCTCGAGGAGACACTCAGACGGGTGTCGGACCCTGACTCAGCACAATATG GTAAACACctcaccctggaggaggtgtCCTCCCTCGTTCGTCCATCTGACCTGACCCAGAAGGTGGTGCGTCGCTGGCTGCAGAGTCATGGGATTACAAACTGCCTCACTGTTCGCACTCAGGACTTTTTACAGTGCACCATGACTGCAGA GGTTGCAGAGACGCTGCTCCCAGGCAGCAAGTTCCGACGTTACACCAGAGACAGCCAGTCTGTAGTGAGGTCTTCAGCTCCGTACTCAGTACATGATGATGTTCACCAGCACCTGGACTTTG TTGGGGGGCTTCACCGCCTTCCTCCTAAAGGGCAGCAGGACCTCAGTAAAGCCTCCTCCAACAGGAGGCAACAGCAGTCTAAAGCAGGGGTGCACCTGGGAGTGACTCCTGCCATCTTGAGGGCCCGCTATAACCTGTCAGCAACTGATGTGGGAACAGCTCAGAACAACAGCCAGGCTGTAGCTCAG ttCTTGGAGCAGTACTACAGCCCCGCAGACCTGGCTGAGTTCATGAGCATGTTTGGCAGGAGCTTCCAGCATCACTCTCAGGTGGACCGAGTTGTGGGCACTCAGGGAGCAGGAAAGGCTGGTATGGAGGCCAGTCTGGATGTGGAGTACATCATGAGCACGGGGGCAAACATCTCCACATGGGTCTTCACCAATCCAG GTCGTCACGAGACCCAGGAGCCTTTCCTCCAGTGGATGGTTTTGCTCAGCAACATGTCTGACCTCCCCTGGGTTCACACCATAAGCTACGGAGATGATGAAGATAGCCTGTCTACTGCGTACATGATGCGCATCAACACAGAGTTCATGAAGGCTGGCGTCAGGGGAATCTCTTTGCTCTTTGCTTCTG GTGACAGCGGTGCAGGCTGCAAACATTTGGGTAAAGAACAAAACTCCTTCAGGCCAAGTTTTCCTGCCTCAAG CCCCTATGTGACTACAGTTGGAGGAACCGCATTCAAGAACCCATATAAGGTCACGTATGAAATAACAGATTACATCAGTGGAGGAGGCTTCAGCAACGTCTTCAAGATGCCCGACTACCAG GCCAGTGCAGTGGATGCGTATCTGAAGATGGTAGCAGCGAGCCTTCCTCCTCAGTCATATTACAATACCAGCGGCAGAGCCTATCCGGACATGGCTGCCCTGTCTGATAACTACTGGGTGGTCATCAACAGAGTACCCGTCCCCTGGGTTTCCGGGACCTCG GCGTCGACCCCTGTGGTCGGAGGCATGCTGTCTCTCATCAATGACCAGCGGCTGCTGAAGGGCCTGCCTGCCCTCGGCTTCCTCAACCCTCGCCTCTACAAGCTCAAAGGACAGGCTCTGTTTGAT GTGACTGAAGGCTGTCACCTGAGCTGTCTGGACGAAACGGTTCAGGGAAAAGGTTTCTGTGCTGCACCATCATGGGACCCTGTTACAGGCTGGGGGACACCAAACTACCCCGAACTACTGGCTGCCCTGCTAGCTGAGTGA
- the yy1a gene encoding transcriptional repressor protein YY1a, with the protein MMASGDTLYIETDGSEMPAEIVELHEIEVETIETTVVGDDGEHQPMIALQPLDSDDPHSLHPHQEVILVQTREEVVGEDDSELHTDDGFEDQILIPVPAVEEDFIEQTLVTVAGKSSSTGRMKKAGSGKKAGKKSYLSGGEMGRKWEQKQVQIKTLEGEFSVTMWASDDKKDIDHEEQITGENSPPDYSEYMTGKKLPPGGIPGIDLSDPKQLAEFARMKPRKVKEDDAPRTIACPHKGCTKMFRDNSAMRKHLHTHGPRVHVCAECGKAFVESSKLKRHQLVHTGEKPFQCTFEGCGKRFSLDFNLRTHVRIHTGDRPYVCPFDGCNKKFAQSTNLKSHILTHAKAKNNQ; encoded by the exons ATGATGGCATCGGGGGACACCCTGTACATAGAAACGGACGGGTCAGAAATGCCAGCCGAAATAGTGGAACTGCACGAAATTGAAGTAGAGACAATCGAGACGACAGTTGTGGGAGACGACGGTGAACACCAGCCTATGATCGCCTTACAGCCTCTTGACTCGGATGATCCACACTCGCTTCACCCGCACCAAGAGGTGATCCTGGTGCAAACAAGAGAAGAGGTCGTGGGCGAGGATGACTCCGAACTGCACACGGATGACGGCTTTGAGGACCAAATCCTCATCCCAGTACCAGCCGTGGAGGAGGACTTTATCGAACAGACTCTGGTTACTGTCGCGGGGAAAAGCTCCTCGACAGGCCGGATGAAGAAGGCTGGAAGCGGAAAGAAAGCGGGCAAAAAGAGCTACCTAAGCGGGGGTGAAATGGGCAGAAAATGGGAGCAGAAGCAGGTCCAGATAAAGACTTTGGAGGGGGAGTTTTCAGTCACTATGTGGGCATCGG ATGACAAGAAGGACATAGACCATGAGGAGCAAATCACAGGCGAAAACTCCCCTCCAGATTATTCAGAATACATGACAGGGAAGAAGCTTCCTCCTGGAGGCATTCCAGGCATTGACCTGTCAGACCCCAAACAGCTGGCAGAGTTTGCACG AATGAAACcaagaaaagtaaaagaagacGATGCGCCCAGGACAATAGCTTGTCCACACAAA GGATGCACCAAGATGTTCAGGGACAACTCAGCGATGAGGAAGCACTTGCATACCCACGGGCCTCGTGTGCACGTCTGTGCAGAATGTGGCAAAGCCTTCGTCGAGAGCTCAAAGCTGAAGAGGCATCAACTCgtacacacaggagagaaaccttTCCAG TGCACATTTGAGGGCTGTGGCAAGCGGTTCTCACTGGACTTTAACTTGCGCACACATGTGCGTATTCACACTGGAGACCGCCCATATGTGTGCCCTTTCGATGGCTGCAACAAAAAATTTGCCCAGTCAACTAACCTGAAGTCGCACATCCTCACACACGCCAAAGCCAAAAACAACCAGTGA
- the degs2 gene encoding sphingolipid delta(4)-desaturase/C4-monooxygenase DES2, which produces MGKTGGRDDFEWVYNDQPHTSRRKEILAKYPEIKSLMGPDPQLKWVVSGMVLTQLLACYLVHDLSWKWIFFWAYAFGGCINHSLTLAIHDISHNVAFGNKLAKWNRWFAMWANLPIGLPYSASFKKYHVDHHRYLGGDQLDVDIPTDIEGWFFCTPARKVVWLFLQPFFYALRPLVVNPKPVGQLEIQNAVVQLTVDLIIYYLWGIKPIVYLIAGSVLCMGLHPISGHFIAEHYMFLKGHETYSYYGPLNLITFNVGYHMEHHDFPSIPGSKLPQVKQIAAEYYDSLPQHTSWTRVLWDFVFDDSIGPYARIKRTYKISKKE; this is translated from the exons ATGGGGAAGACAGGTGGAAGAGACGACTTTGAATGGGTCTACAATGACCAGCCGCACACttcaagaagaaaagaaatcctGG CCAAATATCCAGAGATCAAGTCTCTGATGGGTCCGGACCCCCAGCTGAAGTGGGTGGTATCCGGCATGGTCCTAACCCAGCTCCTGGCCTGCTACCTGGTCCACGACCTCTCCTGGAAGTGGATCTTCTTCTGGGCCTATGCTTTCGGGGGATGCATCAACCACTCCCTGACTCTGGCTATCCATGACATCTCTCACAATGTTGCCTTTGGCAACAAGCTGGCCAAGTGGAACCGCTGGTTTGCTATGTGGGCAAACCTGCCCATTGGGTTGCCTTACTCGGCCTCCTTTAAGAAGTATCACGTCGACCACCACCGGTATCTGGGTGGCGACCAGCTGGATGTTGACATCCCCACAGACATTGAGGGATGGTTCTTCTGCACTCCTGCCAGGAAGGTCGTCTGGCTCTTCCTCCAGCCCTTCTTCTACGCCCTTCGCCCTCTGGTGGTCAACCCTAAGCCAGTGGGTCAGCTGGAGATCCAGAACGCAGTTGTTCAGCTCACAGTAGACTTAATTATCTACTATCTCTGGGGAATAAAGCCCATTGTTTACCTCATTGCAGGTTCTGTCCTGTGTATGGGACTGCATCCTATCTCTGGACATTTTATAGCCGAACATTACATGTTCCTGAAGGGACACGAGACGTATTCTTACTATGGACCTCTGAACTTAATCACCTTCAACGTCGGGTATCACATGGAGCACCATGACTTCCCGAGCATACCTGGCAGTAAACTACCTCAG GTCAAGCAAATCGCAGCAGAGTATTACGACTCCCTGCCTCAGCACACTTCCTGGACCCGGGTATTATGGGACTTTGTGTTTGACGACAGCATCGGCCCCTATGCCAGAATCAAACGGACGTACAAGATAAGCAAGAAGGAGTAG